ATTTCTGCTCCAGCTTGCCCCGCGCGGCGACCGCCCCGGCCTCGGTCTCGAGCGCGAAACCGAGCGTCGCGAGGCGCTCGGGGCGGTCGCCGATCGTCTCGGCCAGGATGTCCGGCGCCGCCGTGAGCTCCAACGCGCCCGGGCCCTCGGATTTCTTCACCTTCCGCTCCGAGGTCTGCGCGGGCCGGAAGTCGGCCACCGCCGCGGCCATGATCAGCGCGTCGGCGCCCCCGAGCTCGCGACGGACGGCGTCCAGCATTTCCTCGGCGGTGTGGACCTCGACGGCCCTCACACGCGCGGGCAGCGGCACCGAAAGCTGGCCGTGGACGAGGACCACCTCCGCGCCGCGCCGCCACGCGGCCGCGGCCATCGCCACGCCCATCCGGCCGGAGGAGCGGTTCGACAGGAAGCGGACCGGGTCCACCGGCTCGCGCGTCGGCCCCGCCGTGACCAGCACCCGCTTGCCCGAAAACGGTCCCTCGACCTCCAGCAGGCGACCGATTTCCTCCCGGATCACCGCCGGGTCCTCCATGCGGCCGGGGCCCTCCCCCTCGTCGAACGCGAGCGGGCCTACTGCGGGGCCGCACAGGCGGTATCCCAGGTCCACCCGCAGCCGCTCGGCGTTTGTCTGGGTCGCGGGGTGCGACCACATGAGGTCGTTCATGGCGGGGCAGATGAGGACCGGCGCCCTGGTCGCGAGCAGGATCGCGGCGAGCAGATCGTTCGAGCGCCCGACGGCCGCGCGCGCCAGGAAGTCGGCCGTCGCCGGCGCCACGCACACGACGTCGGCATCTCGCGCGAGGCGGATGTGGTCCAGCGCGGCGCCGGGGGCGAGCAGGTCGGAGGCGACCGGCCGGCCCGTGACCCCCTCGAAGGAGAGCGAGCCAACGAACGCCGACGCGGAGCGCGTCAGAATGACGTCGACCTCGGCGCCCAGGCGCGTGAGATCGCGCGCGAGCTGTACGGTTTTGTAGGCGGCGATGCCGCCGGTGACTCCCAGCAGCACCCGTCGGCCCCGCCAGGGGCGGCGAGGCGCGTCGATCACGATGAAGCCGGCCGGGCCCCGGCCTCGCGCGCTAGGCGCCCGCTCGGCAAGGGGTGACCCGGGTCAGGCGCCCGGCTGACGCCGGCGGTTGACGAGGCGGAATTCGATGTCGCCGGAGGACAGCGCCTCGAGCGACCGGGTGGTGAGCTTCTTGGTGTGTCGTGTCAGCACGGCCTCGCGCGGCAGCGCGTTCAGCTCGCGCGTGTAGCGCGCCGCGACCAGAACGCCGAGGTACTTGGTGCCCGAGGGCTCAGCGACGTCTCCGGGGGTGAACACCCGCATCTAGTCTTCCTCCAGTATGCCCGCGATCTGCGTGTCGATCCTGCGCAGGGCCTCTTCCAATGCCGCCTGGCGCGGGACGCGTCGCAACTCCGCGTCCACGATCGCACCCAGGGCGGCCACGCCCGCGTCAAAATCGTCGTTGACGACAACATAATCGAAACCGGGGGCCGAGGGGAGTTCGTCGCGCGCGTTGCGCAGCCGGCGGCGGCGCTCGGCTTCGGCCTCGCTCCCCCGCCCCGCCAGGCGCCGGGCCAACTCGTCTCCGGATGGCGGCAGCACGAACACGAGAACGGCTTCCTCGAACCGCTCGCGGATCGCTTTGGCGCCCTGGATGTCGATGTCCAGAACCACCACCCGCCCGTCATCGAGCGCGCTCTGTATCGCCCTCCGGGTGGTGCCGTAGCGGGCGTCGTGCACGACCGCCCATTCCACGAGTTCGCCGGCCTCGATGAGCGCGTCGAATTCGTCATCGTCCACGAACGTGTAGTCCACGCCGTCGGTCTCATGAGGACGCCGCTCGCGGGTGGTCACCGACACCGAGAACACCAGATCGGAGCGCGCCTCGAGCAATGCCCGTGCGAGCGACGTCTTGCCGGCGCCGCTGGGCGCGGCGACCACCAGCGGGAACGGACGCGCGCCCCTCACTCGACGTTCTCCACCTGCTCCCTGAGCCGCTCCACCTCGTTCTTCATCTCGATCACCCGATGCGAAATGTCGGCGTCGTTCGCCTTGGCGCCGATGGTATTGACCTCGCGGTGCATCTCCTGGACGAGGAACGCCAGCCGCTTGCCGACCGGTTCGTCGGGCGCCGACTCCACGGTGTCGCGCAGCCGCTCGACGTGCGCGCGCAGCCGCACCGTCTCCTCTCCGATGTCCCACCGATCGGCCAGATAGGCAACCTCCTGCGCCAGCCGCGCCTCGTCCACGTCCACGCCATCGCTCAACTCGCGGATGCGCCCGCGCAGGCGGTCCCGCTCCTCGACCAGGCGCTGGGGAGCGCGCGCCTCCACGGCCTCCACCGCGTCGCATATGGCGCCGACGCGGGCGAGAAGGTCCACCGCCAGCGCCGCGCCCTCGCTCTCGCGCATGGCGATCACCCCGCTGGCCGCGTCC
This genomic interval from Gemmatimonadota bacterium contains the following:
- the coaBC gene encoding bifunctional phosphopantothenoylcysteine decarboxylase/phosphopantothenate--cysteine ligase CoaBC codes for the protein MIDAPRRPWRGRRVLLGVTGGIAAYKTVQLARDLTRLGAEVDVILTRSASAFVGSLSFEGVTGRPVASDLLAPGAALDHIRLARDADVVCVAPATADFLARAAVGRSNDLLAAILLATRAPVLICPAMNDLMWSHPATQTNAERLRVDLGYRLCGPAVGPLAFDEGEGPGRMEDPAVIREEIGRLLEVEGPFSGKRVLVTAGPTREPVDPVRFLSNRSSGRMGVAMAAAAWRRGAEVVLVHGQLSVPLPARVRAVEVHTAEEMLDAVRRELGGADALIMAAAVADFRPAQTSERKVKKSEGPGALELTAAPDILAETIGDRPERLATLGFALETEAGAVAARGKLEQKSLDQIALNMVGEDSGFESATNRVTLIDGDGGEEALPLLPKEEVAEAILDRFGRFLA
- the gmk gene encoding guanylate kinase, yielding MRGARPFPLVVAAPSGAGKTSLARALLEARSDLVFSVSVTTRERRPHETDGVDYTFVDDDEFDALIEAGELVEWAVVHDARYGTTRRAIQSALDDGRVVVLDIDIQGAKAIRERFEEAVLVFVLPPSGDELARRLAGRGSEAEAERRRRLRNARDELPSAPGFDYVVVNDDFDAGVAALGAIVDAELRRVPRQAALEEALRRIDTQIAGILEED
- a CDS encoding YicC/YloC family endoribonuclease; translation: MIRSMTGFGAGEADVEGGRLRVEVRTVNHRFFSANLRLGRGLEEHEGGVRDALRARLRRGHANVSVRLLADAEQPRGAVRVNVPRARALVEALEELQRELGLSGAVDVGLLARLGDVLTVDQDAGAGIPAEAVAAAVQDAASGVIAMRESEGAALAVDLLARVGAICDAVEAVEARAPQRLVEERDRLRGRIRELSDGVDVDEARLAQEVAYLADRWDIGEETVRLRAHVERLRDTVESAPDEPVGKRLAFLVQEMHREVNTIGAKANDADISHRVIEMKNEVERLREQVENVE